The Paenibacillus spongiae nucleotide sequence AGCATTAATTACCGGGGTAACTGGGCAAGACGGTTCTTATTTGGCCGAATTTTTATTGGATAAAGGCTATGAAGTTTATGGTGTCCGCAGACGTACAAGCACGCCAAATTATGAAAATTGTAAACAGATCAAAGATCGAATCAGATGGATTTCTGCGGATTTGACGGACTTGGCCTCTTTGATCGAAGCGGTGAAATTATCGAATCCCGATGAAGTCTATAATTTAGCTGCACAGTCCTTCGTCGCAGCTTCGTGGCCGCAGCCGATCGCAACCGCAGAATTAACGGCGCTTTCGGTGACCAATATGCTGGAAGCCGTTCGAATCATGAAGCCTAGCGCGAAATTCTACCAGGCCTCCAGCAGCGAAATGTTCGGTAAGGTCGTCGAAACGCCGCAGAAGGAAACGACTCCGTTCTACCCTCGAAGCCCGTACGGCGCAGCCAAAGTATATGGGCATTGGATCACGGTTAATTATCGGGAGAGCTTCGATATGTTTGCCTGCTCCGGAATATTGTTCAATCACGAGTCTCCGCGAAGGGGACTGGAGTTTGTGACCCGCAAAGTGAGCGACGCAGCCGCGAGAATTAAATTAGGGCTGCAGCAAGAGTTGCGCATGGGTAATCTGGATTCATTGCGTGACTGGGGATTCGCGGGAGATTACGTGAAAGCCATGTGGCTCATGCTTCAGCAGGATGAGCCAGATGATTATGTCATCTCAACCGGGGAGATGCATACGGTAAGGGAACTGCTGGAGACGGCCTTCTCCTATGTAGATTTAGATTATAAGGATTATGTCGTTATCGATCCGGAGTTCGTACGTCCGGCTGAAGTCGATCTCTTGCTCGGCGATTGCACGAAGGCGAAAGAAAAGCTGGGCTGGAAGCTCGAGGTCGGATTCAGGGAGCTCGTTCATATGATGGTGGACGAGGATTTGAAGCGGGTCAAAGCGGAGATTCAATTCAACGAGTCTTATACAGTAGCGGCAAAATAATACAGGTAACACGGGGACGGCTGGATTCAGCTGTCTCCTTGTTATTTATAGGTGGATCTCATTCATGACGATCAAGAATAAGCTGGCTTCTCTCAGACGCAATCGTGACTTCAACAATGTCATTTACAGCTTAATGTCGTATGCCATAACTCCGGTCATACTGATCATTTCAACCCCTCTTCTGCTGAAATATTTGGGGGACGTTAACTATGGGGTTTGGATCCTGATCAACTCGATCATTAATCTGCTGGCCGTCTCCAACTTCGGTTTAGGGAATGCGCTGATCAAACTCGGGTCGGAATTGAATAAGGACGATCAACTGGAACAATTCAACGCATTATTTAGCGTTTCGTTTACGATATCCATTATGCTGGCGCTTCTGATTAACGTGATTATCCTCCTGTTTGGCACTTATATCTTCCCATTGTTCGTATCTGCCGGCTCGATCGATTCTATTCTCTCGATGTCGTATCTATTAAGCGGTGTGGTCGGACTCCGGATTGTGAACAGCATTATTTCCGGCGCCTATATGTCGAAACAGCGTTATGATATCAATAGCAAAATGAATATCGTCTACAACCTGGTTACATCCATATGTTTCACCGTTCTTACGGTTATGTATGGTGAACTGCATATACTGGTTATCTTTCTATTCTTGTCCTCAGTCCTATTAATAGTAGTTAATTACTTCGTCGCCAAGGCGGCTGTGCCGGGGATCCGGTTCAAGCTGAGCCTGAATAAACGGTTATTCCATAAAATATTCGGCTATGGAATGTACTCCTGGGTTCAAGTCGTAATCAGTACATTGAATGCGCAGGCGGATAAGTTAATCATTGGCGGTTTGCTCGGTGCCAAGGTCCTTGGCTTCTATACGATATGCATGCAGATCGTCAT carries:
- the gmd gene encoding GDP-mannose 4,6-dehydratase, whose translation is MKRALITGVTGQDGSYLAEFLLDKGYEVYGVRRRTSTPNYENCKQIKDRIRWISADLTDLASLIEAVKLSNPDEVYNLAAQSFVAASWPQPIATAELTALSVTNMLEAVRIMKPSAKFYQASSSEMFGKVVETPQKETTPFYPRSPYGAAKVYGHWITVNYRESFDMFACSGILFNHESPRRGLEFVTRKVSDAAARIKLGLQQELRMGNLDSLRDWGFAGDYVKAMWLMLQQDEPDDYVISTGEMHTVRELLETAFSYVDLDYKDYVVIDPEFVRPAEVDLLLGDCTKAKEKLGWKLEVGFRELVHMMVDEDLKRVKAEIQFNESYTVAAK
- a CDS encoding lipopolysaccharide biosynthesis protein translates to MTIKNKLASLRRNRDFNNVIYSLMSYAITPVILIISTPLLLKYLGDVNYGVWILINSIINLLAVSNFGLGNALIKLGSELNKDDQLEQFNALFSVSFTISIMLALLINVIILLFGTYIFPLFVSAGSIDSILSMSYLLSGVVGLRIVNSIISGAYMSKQRYDINSKMNIVYNLVTSICFTVLTVMYGELHILVIFLFLSSVLLIVVNYFVAKAAVPGIRFKLSLNKRLFHKIFGYGMYSWVQVVISTLNAQADKLIIGGLLGAKVLGFYTICMQIVIKIHEIPAAAGGYLFAKFSDLSESEDRNKIRSVYYKAISLSFLFVAVSGALAFLFARHILSLWINPEFAEQHYMLFRLLVVSVSMGALGVVPYYFLNGTGFVKLNTVISLLTSVMIVILFFLLIPRFGVTAIGIAKFAGVPLVLFSIYFIEKKVMRKAAVQKEEPVNLRFDRKGL